A single Lolium perenne isolate Kyuss_39 chromosome 6, Kyuss_2.0, whole genome shotgun sequence DNA region contains:
- the LOC127326747 gene encoding pathogenesis-related protein 1-like — protein sequence MASTNSWTLELESKVSAPRKFRATVMDWHNLAPKLAPHIVDSAHHVEGDGGIGSVRHYKCGSAVPFNSMKKKVEFLDVDKCECRYTIECDGVETSTWNIKMKPTANGGSVAKVECTSKGAEAKDMMLKAKDSAAEMFKTVEAYLIANPDAYN from the exons ATGGCCTCCACCAACAGCTGGACCCTCGAGCTCGAGTCGAAGGTGTCTGCGCCGCGCAAGTTCCGCGCCACCGTCATGGACTGGCATAATCTGGCACCCAAGCTCGCCCCACACATCGTCGACAGCGCCCACCATGTTGAAGGAGATGGCGGCATTGGCAGCGTCAGGCACTACAAATGTGGCTCGG CCGTGCCCTTCAACTCCATGAAGAAGAAGGTTGAGTTTCTCGATGTGGACAAATGCGAGTGCAgatacaccatcgagtgtgacggcgTTGAGACGTCCACGTGGAACATCAAGATGAAGCCAACGGCTAACGGTGGGAGTGTGGCAAAGGTGGAATGCACGTCCAAGGGTGCTGAGGCGAAGGACATGATGCTCAAGGCCAAGGACTCTGCCGCCGAAATGTTCAAGACTGTTGAGGCTTATCTCATCGCCAACCCGGATGCCTACAACTAA